The proteins below come from a single Tenuifilum thalassicum genomic window:
- the rpoC gene encoding DNA-directed RNA polymerase subunit beta' produces the protein MSFRRENKVKSNFSKITISLASPEEILERSSGEVLKPETINYRTYKPERDGLFCERIFGPVKDYECHCGKYKRIRYKGIVCDRCGVEVTEKKVRRERMGHISLVVPVAHIWYFRSQPNKIGYLLGLPAKKLDSIIYYERYVVVNPGIKAADGLNKLDFLTEEEYLDILETLPKENQYLDDDDPNKFIAAMGAEALYKLLQRIDLDELSYELRHKANTETSQQRKSEALKRLQVVEAFRESKNINKPEWMILKVIPVIPPELRPLVPLDGGRFATSDLNDLYRRVIIRNNRLKRLIEIKAPEVILRNEKRMLQEAVDSLFDNSRKSNAVKTDANRPLKSLSDSLKGKQGRFRQNLLGKRVDYSARSVIVVGPELNMHECGLPKDMAAELYKPFIIRKLIERGIVKTVKSAKKIVDRRDPVVWDILENVMKGHPVLLNRAPTLHRLGIQAFQPRLIEGKAIQLHPLSCTAFNADFDGDQMAVHLPLGNEAILEAQILMLGSHNILNPANGAPITVPSQDMVLGLYYITKPRKGAKGEGTVFYSPEEVIIAHNEKAVDLHAIVKVRINTIDENDQPVVKIIETTVGRVIFNQYVPQQMGYINELLTKKSLRDIIGKVLKKTNVSTTAKFLDDIKNLGYYMAFKGGLSFNLDDVIIPEEKVELVEEGYAQVDEVMANYNMGLITNNERYNQIIDIWTHTNAKLTLTLMKKLSEDKQGFNSIYMMLDSGARGSKEQIRQLCGMRGLMAKPQKSGATTNEIIENPILSNFKEGLSVLEYFISTHGARKGLADTALKTADAGYLTRRLVDVSQDVIITENDCGTLRGLVATAIKKNEDVVETLYERILGRTTVHDVYHPLTGELIVAAGEEITEEIAQVIEESPIEQVEIRSVLTCESRKGVCAKCYGRNLATGRMVQKGEAVGVIAAQSIGEPGTQLTLRTFHVGGTAGSIISDSKLVSRYDGRAEIEELKTVQREDENGKYHVVIGRLAEIRIVDLNTGITLSTNNIPYGSKLYINNGDTVKKDQLICEWDPWNAVIISEASGKVSYDALIKEVTYREESDEQTGYREKVIIETRDKSKNPAIKIMSDGDEVIKLYNLPVGAHLTVEEGATVEAGDILAKIPRAVGKAGDITGGLPRVVELFEARNPSNPAVVSEIDGEVAFGKVKRGNREIIVTSKTGEVKKYLVPLSKQILVQENDYVRAGTPLSDGAITPRDILAIKGPTKVQEYIVNEVQEVYRMQGVKINDKHFEVIVRQMMRKVEIIDPGDTRFLEGQLVDKWEFIEENDNIFDKKVIVEPGDATHLRPGMIITARQLRDENSKLKRRDLKLIEARDAVPATSNQVLQGITRAALQTSSFMSAASFQETTKVLNEAAIHGKIDTLEGLKENVICGHLIPAGTGLREFDNIVVYSKEEHEILEKSKSAISTK, from the coding sequence ATGTCGTTCAGAAGGGAAAATAAGGTTAAAAGCAACTTCTCAAAAATCACTATTAGCTTGGCATCGCCCGAGGAAATTCTTGAGCGTTCAAGCGGTGAAGTGCTAAAGCCTGAAACCATTAACTATAGAACATACAAACCCGAGCGCGATGGTCTTTTCTGCGAGCGCATATTTGGCCCTGTAAAGGATTACGAGTGCCATTGTGGTAAGTATAAGAGAATTAGATACAAAGGGATTGTCTGCGACAGATGTGGTGTTGAGGTTACCGAAAAGAAGGTACGTAGGGAGCGCATGGGGCATATCAGCCTAGTTGTTCCCGTTGCACACATTTGGTATTTTCGTTCTCAACCCAATAAAATAGGTTACCTATTAGGTTTACCAGCAAAGAAACTGGATTCTATTATCTATTACGAGCGTTACGTAGTAGTTAATCCGGGTATTAAAGCTGCCGATGGCCTTAATAAACTTGATTTCTTAACAGAGGAAGAGTATCTTGATATTCTTGAAACACTTCCTAAAGAGAATCAGTACCTTGATGATGATGATCCCAATAAGTTCATTGCAGCTATGGGGGCTGAGGCTCTTTATAAGCTCCTGCAGCGTATTGATTTAGATGAACTTTCGTATGAGTTGAGGCATAAGGCAAATACTGAAACTTCACAACAGCGTAAAAGCGAGGCGTTAAAACGTCTTCAGGTTGTAGAGGCATTCCGTGAATCAAAAAATATCAATAAGCCAGAATGGATGATTCTTAAGGTTATTCCTGTAATACCACCTGAACTTCGTCCATTGGTTCCTCTTGATGGTGGCCGTTTTGCTACCTCCGACTTAAACGATTTGTATCGTAGGGTTATTATTAGAAACAACCGTTTAAAGAGGCTTATCGAAATAAAAGCTCCTGAAGTAATTTTACGTAACGAAAAACGTATGCTCCAGGAGGCTGTTGATTCATTGTTCGATAACTCTCGTAAGTCTAACGCAGTTAAAACCGATGCAAATCGTCCGTTAAAATCGTTAAGCGATAGTTTAAAAGGTAAGCAAGGACGATTCCGTCAGAACTTGTTAGGTAAACGTGTCGACTATTCTGCTCGTTCTGTAATTGTAGTTGGGCCTGAATTGAACATGCACGAGTGCGGTTTGCCTAAAGATATGGCTGCCGAGCTTTATAAGCCATTTATTATTCGTAAGCTGATTGAACGTGGCATTGTAAAAACAGTTAAATCGGCTAAAAAGATTGTTGATAGGAGAGACCCAGTAGTTTGGGATATCCTTGAAAACGTGATGAAAGGTCATCCCGTTCTGTTGAACCGTGCTCCCACACTTCACCGTCTTGGTATTCAAGCATTCCAACCTCGCCTTATTGAAGGTAAGGCTATCCAGCTTCACCCTCTATCTTGTACTGCGTTTAACGCAGACTTCGATGGCGACCAGATGGCCGTTCACCTTCCTCTTGGAAATGAGGCAATTTTGGAAGCCCAAATCCTTATGCTAGGTTCTCATAACATTCTTAACCCCGCTAATGGTGCTCCAATTACCGTTCCTTCTCAGGATATGGTTCTTGGCTTGTACTACATCACTAAACCTAGAAAGGGGGCTAAGGGTGAAGGAACCGTTTTCTATTCTCCTGAGGAAGTAATTATTGCTCATAATGAGAAAGCAGTTGATCTACATGCTATTGTAAAAGTACGTATTAATACAATTGACGAAAATGATCAACCTGTTGTTAAAATAATTGAAACCACTGTTGGTCGTGTAATTTTCAACCAGTATGTACCCCAGCAAATGGGATACATTAATGAGCTGCTTACTAAGAAATCGCTCCGCGATATCATTGGTAAGGTTCTTAAAAAGACCAACGTTTCAACTACTGCCAAGTTCTTAGATGATATTAAGAATCTTGGTTACTACATGGCCTTTAAAGGAGGATTGTCGTTTAACCTCGACGATGTTATTATACCTGAAGAGAAAGTTGAGCTCGTGGAAGAAGGGTATGCTCAGGTTGACGAGGTTATGGCAAACTACAACATGGGGCTTATTACAAACAACGAGCGTTACAACCAGATTATTGATATTTGGACACACACCAATGCTAAGCTGACCTTAACCCTAATGAAGAAGCTTTCTGAGGATAAGCAAGGGTTTAACTCAATTTACATGATGCTTGACTCAGGGGCTCGTGGTTCTAAAGAACAGATTCGTCAGCTTTGCGGTATGCGTGGTCTTATGGCTAAGCCACAAAAATCTGGAGCTACTACTAATGAAATTATCGAGAACCCTATTCTTTCAAACTTTAAGGAAGGACTTTCGGTTCTTGAGTACTTTATTTCAACCCACGGTGCTCGTAAGGGTCTTGCCGATACCGCTCTTAAAACTGCCGACGCTGGTTATCTAACCCGCCGTTTGGTTGATGTATCGCAGGATGTTATTATAACCGAAAATGACTGTGGTACACTACGTGGACTTGTAGCAACTGCAATCAAAAAGAACGAGGACGTTGTTGAGACCCTATATGAAAGAATTTTGGGTAGAACAACTGTTCATGATGTATACCATCCGCTAACCGGTGAACTTATTGTTGCTGCTGGGGAAGAGATAACAGAGGAAATAGCTCAAGTAATTGAAGAGTCACCCATTGAGCAGGTTGAGATCCGTTCCGTACTTACATGTGAGTCTCGTAAAGGAGTTTGTGCTAAATGTTACGGACGTAACCTTGCAACGGGCCGAATGGTTCAAAAGGGCGAAGCAGTTGGCGTTATTGCAGCACAAAGTATCGGTGAGCCTGGTACGCAGCTTACACTTCGTACATTCCACGTTGGTGGTACTGCAGGAAGTATTATCTCCGATTCAAAATTGGTGTCGCGTTATGATGGCCGTGCAGAAATTGAAGAGTTAAAAACTGTACAACGTGAAGATGAAAATGGTAAGTATCATGTAGTTATTGGTCGTTTAGCTGAAATACGTATTGTTGACCTGAATACTGGAATTACTTTATCTACCAATAATATCCCCTATGGTTCCAAACTCTATATCAACAATGGCGATACTGTTAAGAAGGATCAATTAATTTGTGAATGGGATCCATGGAATGCCGTAATTATATCTGAAGCATCAGGTAAGGTCTCGTATGATGCTCTAATTAAAGAAGTTACTTACCGTGAAGAGAGCGACGAACAAACTGGGTATCGTGAAAAGGTAATAATTGAAACACGTGATAAGAGTAAGAACCCTGCTATTAAGATAATGTCTGATGGCGATGAGGTTATTAAACTCTACAACCTACCAGTAGGTGCTCACCTTACTGTTGAAGAGGGTGCTACAGTAGAGGCTGGTGATATACTAGCTAAAATTCCTCGTGCTGTGGGTAAGGCTGGCGATATCACTGGTGGTCTACCTCGCGTAGTGGAACTTTTTGAAGCTCGAAACCCATCGAATCCAGCAGTTGTTTCTGAAATTGATGGTGAGGTAGCGTTTGGGAAAGTAAAACGTGGTAACCGGGAGATAATCGTTACCTCAAAGACTGGTGAGGTTAAGAAGTACCTTGTACCTCTTTCAAAGCAAATTCTTGTTCAAGAAAACGACTATGTAAGAGCGGGCACACCTCTTTCCGACGGTGCTATCACACCTAGAGATATTCTAGCCATCAAAGGACCTACAAAGGTACAAGAGTACATTGTAAATGAGGTTCAGGAAGTTTATCGTATGCAGGGTGTGAAAATTAATGACAAGCACTTTGAGGTAATTGTGCGCCAAATGATGCGTAAAGTTGAAATCATCGATCCAGGCGATACTCGCTTCCTCGAGGGTCAACTTGTTGACAAATGGGAGTTCATTGAAGAAAATGATAACATCTTTGATAAGAAGGTTATTGTTGAGCCTGGTGATGCTACCCATTTACGTCCAGGTATGATTATTACAGCCCGACAGCTACGCGATGAGAATTCAAAACTTAAACGGCGCGATTTGAAGCTTATCGAAGCACGCGATGCTGTTCCTGCTACATCGAACCAGGTGCTACAGGGTATTACTCGTGCTGCGCTTCAAACAAGTAGCTTCATGTCTGCAGCATCGTTCCAGGAAACTACTAAAGTGCTTAACGAAGCCGCAATCCATGGCAAGATTGACACGCTTGAGGGCCTCAAAGAAAACGTTATTTGTGGTCACCTCATACCTGCTGGAACCGGACTTCGTGAATTTGACAATATAGTAGTATATTCTAAAGAGGAGCATGAAATCCTTGAGAAGTCTAAAAGTGCTATATCTACAAAATAA
- a CDS encoding DUF3467 domain-containing protein, with protein sequence MSEKQNPINIELNDEVAQGTYSNLAVITHSSSEFIIDFVRIMPGMPKAQVKSRIIMTPDHAKRLLFALQDNLAKYEANMGPIKLPEGNEGMPPFPMNFGTKGGEA encoded by the coding sequence ATGTCGGAAAAACAAAACCCAATTAATATTGAGCTTAACGATGAGGTTGCACAAGGCACATACAGCAATCTAGCGGTTATAACACATTCATCTTCAGAGTTTATAATCGATTTTGTAAGGATTATGCCAGGTATGCCCAAAGCACAGGTTAAGTCGAGAATTATAATGACACCAGACCACGCAAAACGTCTACTTTTTGCGCTGCAAGATAATCTTGCAAAATATGAGGCAAATATGGGACCCATCAAATTACCAGAAGGGAATGAAGGTATGCCTCCTTTCCCCATGAATTTCGGTACTAAAGGAGGCGAGGCATAG
- a CDS encoding sigma-54-dependent Fis family transcriptional regulator yields MKGIIAKSHYRSAKYGIEQDLLFPKKILSNNELEAILAANRQFIDVAKPIIQNLYSIVKGSGFVIILTDGEGCILDLMGDSETVKDAAALNMIVGAYMAEESVGTNAMGLAISENKPVQVTAQEHFINAYHRWTCSSAPIHDQEGKIIGVLNLTGKYNLVHPHTLGLVVAAVKSIENDLRNTILNRELQETSTKLDAIINSLSYAIITVDIDGVIERVNNTVYSIFGVEPKELIGSHISKYLDKWNNTWRIISSQKQVVDEEVTISNVTSPGSFVMNAMPIILDDFDVHGAVLTFREMKRVYKIVNKYSGMNAHYTFDDIIGTSKAIREVIDFAKIVAASPSTILITGESGTGKEVFAQAIHNESSRRDSSFVAVNCGAIPESLIESELFGFEDGAFTGAKKGGRPGKFELANGGTLFLDEIGEMPLDMQVKLLRALQEGEITRVGSTKTIPLDVRVIAATNRDLKQLINENKFRLDLYYRLNVIPLKIPPLRERREDIPLLINYFLNTKALKLNKEVPSIDKQTYELLLQYEWPGNIRELENFIEKTVNLNGKIVFDVPDENEFKAKYYQPNIQQDSNYNCVLRSLAEIEKQAISDTIEQCNSNVSKAAKVLGISRNTLYLKCKKYSISL; encoded by the coding sequence ATGAAAGGAATTATTGCAAAATCGCATTATCGAAGTGCAAAATATGGAATTGAGCAGGATCTACTGTTTCCTAAAAAAATATTAAGCAATAATGAGTTAGAAGCGATATTGGCTGCTAATAGGCAATTTATTGATGTAGCAAAGCCTATAATTCAAAACCTTTACAGTATAGTAAAAGGATCTGGATTTGTTATAATATTAACAGATGGTGAGGGGTGCATTTTAGATTTAATGGGTGATAGCGAAACCGTTAAAGACGCCGCAGCTCTTAATATGATAGTCGGTGCCTATATGGCAGAAGAAAGTGTTGGTACAAATGCAATGGGGTTGGCTATTAGCGAAAATAAACCCGTACAGGTTACGGCTCAGGAGCATTTCATAAATGCCTATCACAGGTGGACTTGCTCATCGGCTCCTATCCATGACCAGGAAGGAAAGATAATAGGTGTTCTTAATTTAACCGGCAAATATAACCTGGTTCACCCTCATACACTTGGTCTTGTTGTGGCTGCTGTTAAGTCGATTGAAAATGATTTGCGCAATACAATACTTAATAGGGAACTCCAAGAAACTTCCACAAAGCTGGATGCAATAATTAATAGCTTGTCCTATGCAATTATTACTGTTGATATCGATGGGGTAATTGAACGTGTAAATAATACGGTTTATAGTATTTTTGGTGTTGAACCCAAAGAATTGATAGGAAGCCACATAAGCAAGTATCTTGATAAATGGAATAATACCTGGCGGATAATTAGCAGCCAGAAGCAGGTGGTCGATGAGGAGGTTACCATCTCGAACGTTACATCTCCGGGAAGTTTTGTCATGAACGCCATGCCCATTATTCTTGACGACTTTGATGTGCATGGAGCTGTTTTAACTTTCAGGGAAATGAAACGCGTTTACAAAATAGTAAATAAGTATTCTGGAATGAATGCGCACTATACCTTTGACGACATAATAGGTACGAGCAAGGCTATCAGAGAGGTGATTGATTTTGCAAAGATTGTTGCAGCTAGCCCTTCTACAATCTTAATTACCGGAGAAAGTGGTACGGGAAAGGAAGTCTTTGCTCAGGCTATACATAACGAAAGCTCAAGAAGGGACTCTAGTTTTGTGGCGGTCAACTGTGGCGCTATCCCTGAATCGTTAATTGAAAGTGAGCTGTTTGGTTTTGAAGATGGTGCTTTTACCGGCGCCAAAAAAGGTGGACGTCCCGGTAAGTTTGAACTGGCTAATGGCGGAACCCTTTTTCTCGATGAAATTGGTGAAATGCCCCTTGATATGCAAGTTAAGCTCTTGAGAGCTCTTCAGGAAGGCGAAATTACCAGAGTAGGGAGTACTAAAACCATCCCCTTAGATGTTAGGGTTATCGCTGCTACCAATAGGGATCTAAAGCAGCTTATTAACGAAAACAAATTCCGCCTCGATTTATATTATAGGTTGAATGTTATTCCTCTTAAGATTCCTCCTTTGAGAGAAAGGAGAGAGGATATCCCTCTTTTAATTAATTATTTCTTAAACACTAAGGCGCTAAAACTCAATAAAGAGGTCCCAAGCATTGATAAACAAACTTACGAATTGCTCCTTCAATATGAATGGCCGGGAAATATCAGAGAACTTGAAAATTTCATTGAAAAGACGGTTAACCTGAATGGAAAGATTGTTTTTGATGTTCCCGACGAAAACGAATTTAAAGCTAAATACTATCAGCCAAACATTCAGCAGGATAGTAATTATAATTGTGTTTTGAGATCGCTTGCCGAGATTGAAAAACAAGCAATATCTGATACCATTGAGCAATGCAACTCTAATGTGTCTAAAGCTGCTAAAGTGCTTGGAATTAGTAGAAATACATTATACCTGAAGTGTAAAAAATATTCTATATCACTTTAG
- a CDS encoding iron-containing alcohol dehydrogenase, producing the protein MKRFTLPRDIYFGDNSLEVLKTIKGKRAVVVVGGGSMKRFGFLDKVFAYLKEAGLEVKLFEGVEPDPSVETVMKGAAMMREFNPDWIVSIGGGSPIDAAKAMWIFYEHPDAKFEEVAKPFNIPPLRNKARFIAIPSTSGTATEVTAFSVITDYSKGIKYPLADYEITPDIAILDASIAETMPKQLTAHTGMDAITHATEAYVASARSDFSDPLALKAIKMIKDNILDSFNGNKAARENMHIAQCLAGMAFTNALLGIVHSLAHKTGAIFHIPHGCANAIYLPYVVRFNQKVCAERYAEIARYIGLTGNSTEELVDAFVNFLIDLNHKLEIPCTLKEFGVSESEFKSNIDRIAMNAAEDACTGSNPRETTVEDFKKLLNAIYYGEAVNF; encoded by the coding sequence ATGAAACGATTCACATTACCAAGAGACATCTATTTTGGAGATAATTCTTTAGAAGTTTTAAAAACCATTAAGGGAAAGAGGGCTGTAGTAGTCGTAGGTGGCGGCTCGATGAAACGTTTTGGCTTTTTGGACAAGGTGTTTGCTTACCTAAAAGAGGCAGGGCTTGAAGTTAAGCTATTTGAAGGCGTAGAGCCTGATCCTTCGGTAGAAACAGTGATGAAGGGTGCAGCCATGATGCGTGAGTTTAATCCGGATTGGATTGTTTCAATAGGAGGCGGTTCGCCTATTGATGCAGCTAAGGCAATGTGGATATTTTATGAGCATCCTGATGCAAAGTTCGAAGAGGTTGCTAAACCTTTTAATATACCGCCTTTAAGAAACAAGGCAAGGTTTATTGCTATCCCTTCAACAAGTGGCACTGCTACTGAAGTTACCGCTTTCTCTGTTATTACTGATTACTCAAAGGGAATTAAGTATCCCTTAGCTGACTACGAGATAACACCAGATATTGCCATTTTGGATGCCTCAATTGCTGAGACCATGCCCAAACAGCTCACTGCGCACACCGGAATGGATGCCATTACCCATGCAACTGAAGCTTACGTGGCTTCTGCCAGGAGCGACTTTTCCGATCCGTTGGCTCTAAAGGCGATTAAAATGATAAAGGATAACATTTTAGATTCATTTAACGGAAACAAAGCGGCTAGAGAGAATATGCATATTGCTCAGTGCCTGGCAGGTATGGCTTTTACAAATGCTTTATTGGGGATTGTGCATAGCCTTGCACATAAAACTGGAGCAATATTTCATATCCCTCACGGTTGCGCAAATGCCATTTACCTTCCATATGTTGTTAGATTTAACCAAAAAGTTTGCGCCGAACGTTATGCCGAAATTGCAAGATATATCGGTTTAACAGGTAATTCAACTGAGGAACTTGTAGATGCTTTCGTGAATTTCTTGATCGATTTGAACCACAAACTTGAAATCCCTTGTACTCTAAAAGAGTTTGGTGTAAGCGAAAGTGAGTTTAAGAGCAACATCGACAGAATTGCTATGAACGCAGCTGAGGATGCGTGTACCGGAAGCAACCCCAGAGAAACAACTGTTGAGGATTTTAAAAAGCTGCTCAATGCAATATACTACGGCGAAGCTGTTAATTTTTAA
- a CDS encoding sulfide/dihydroorotate dehydrogenase-like FAD/NAD-binding protein — MFKILRKRELAPDIYLFEVEAPRVAKTANPGQFVIVRAYDKGERIPLTIADYDKRTGSVTIVIQALGASTRVICSFEEGDSFVDFAGPLGQPSDFIHFDPDKINGKRFLFVAGGVGAAPIYPQLKYLKERGAVLDVIIGARSKELLILLDEIREKVDNLYVATNDGSFGYKGFVTCVLEELISKGNQYDQVIAIGPMVMMKSVAESTKKYSIPTIVSLNTLMIDGTGMCGACRVTVNGKIRFTCVDGPEFNAHEVDFDEAMLRLNMYRSEEQKRLVDIERKHHKCKIGRTM, encoded by the coding sequence ATGTTTAAGATTTTAAGAAAAAGAGAATTAGCCCCGGATATTTATCTGTTTGAAGTTGAAGCACCGCGTGTGGCTAAAACTGCTAATCCTGGTCAGTTTGTTATTGTTCGTGCATACGATAAGGGGGAGAGAATCCCATTAACCATAGCCGATTATGACAAAAGAACAGGGTCGGTAACTATTGTAATTCAGGCGCTTGGGGCAAGCACCCGAGTTATTTGCTCTTTTGAGGAGGGTGACTCTTTTGTTGATTTTGCCGGACCTCTTGGCCAACCTTCAGATTTTATTCATTTTGACCCCGACAAAATAAATGGGAAACGTTTTTTGTTTGTTGCTGGTGGAGTAGGTGCCGCTCCCATTTATCCTCAGCTAAAGTATCTAAAGGAACGTGGTGCAGTCCTTGATGTAATTATTGGGGCCAGAAGCAAAGAATTGCTTATCCTTCTTGACGAGATACGTGAAAAGGTAGATAATCTTTATGTTGCAACTAACGACGGGTCGTTTGGATATAAAGGATTTGTTACCTGTGTGCTTGAGGAGTTAATATCGAAGGGTAACCAATATGATCAGGTTATCGCTATAGGGCCAATGGTGATGATGAAATCGGTTGCCGAGTCTACTAAAAAGTATTCGATTCCAACAATTGTAAGCTTAAATACCTTAATGATCGACGGTACTGGAATGTGTGGGGCATGCAGGGTTACTGTAAACGGAAAAATCAGGTTCACTTGCGTTGACGGACCGGAGTTTAATGCTCATGAGGTGGATTTTGATGAGGCTATGCTTAGGTTGAATATGTATAGATCTGAGGAGCAAAAGCGTTTGGTTGACATAGAGCGCAAACACCATAAATGCAAAATAGGGAGGACAATGTAA
- the gltA gene encoding NADPH-dependent glutamate synthase: protein MQNREDNVMGTLKSRVAIAEQSPKERRSNFNEVCLGYNIDEARLEATRCLECKKPKCVEACPVSINIPLFIKHIKSGDIAEAAKVIDLDSSLPAVCGRVCPQEIQCEGSCVMGKKGEPVSIGKLERFVADWTIKNHLELTTKSSKRNSRVAVIGSGPAGLSCASDLAKMGYEVTVFEALHMPGGVLVYGIPEFRLPKSIVEEQINQLKRIGVRFELDVIVGKTITVDSLMEEEGYGAVFISTGAGLPRFMGIPGENLNGVVSANEFLTRINLMKAYQGDYDTPVYIGKNVVVVGGGNVAMDAARSAIRLGSNVKIVYRRSEKELPARAEEVHHAIEEGVEFCFLTNPVEILSDEKGWVNELRCVKMRLGEPDSNGRRVPEPIPNSAFSISCDMVIMALGTSPNPLIINTTKGLKSERWGGIHVVNEFGKTTRPGVFAGGDAVTGAATVILAMQAGRKAAAAIDEFLRERDSKHFNFSSAN from the coding sequence ATGCAAAATAGGGAGGACAATGTAATGGGAACTTTAAAAAGCAGAGTGGCTATAGCGGAGCAATCACCCAAAGAGAGAAGAAGTAACTTTAACGAAGTATGCTTAGGTTATAATATTGACGAGGCTAGACTCGAAGCTACTAGATGTTTAGAATGTAAAAAACCCAAGTGTGTTGAGGCTTGTCCCGTTTCCATTAATATCCCCTTGTTTATAAAACATATCAAATCGGGTGATATAGCAGAAGCCGCTAAAGTAATTGATTTAGATTCAAGCCTGCCCGCTGTATGCGGAAGAGTATGCCCCCAGGAGATTCAATGTGAAGGTTCATGTGTAATGGGGAAGAAGGGTGAACCTGTTTCCATTGGAAAACTAGAACGTTTTGTTGCCGATTGGACGATAAAAAATCACCTGGAGCTTACTACTAAATCATCAAAAAGGAATAGTAGGGTTGCCGTTATTGGTTCTGGTCCTGCTGGATTGTCGTGTGCTTCCGATTTGGCAAAAATGGGTTATGAGGTAACGGTGTTCGAAGCATTACATATGCCTGGGGGAGTTCTTGTATATGGAATCCCTGAATTTAGGCTCCCAAAATCAATTGTAGAAGAACAGATAAACCAGCTAAAAAGGATTGGTGTTAGGTTTGAACTTGATGTAATTGTTGGTAAAACCATTACTGTAGATAGCCTTATGGAGGAAGAGGGGTATGGTGCTGTTTTTATTTCTACTGGTGCTGGTTTACCTCGATTTATGGGTATTCCTGGTGAAAACCTAAATGGAGTAGTTTCGGCAAATGAGTTCCTGACCCGAATAAACCTTATGAAAGCATATCAGGGCGATTACGACACACCGGTTTATATCGGAAAGAATGTTGTTGTAGTGGGTGGGGGAAATGTCGCAATGGATGCGGCACGAAGTGCCATTCGATTGGGCTCAAATGTGAAAATTGTATATCGACGCTCAGAAAAAGAGCTCCCTGCTAGGGCTGAGGAGGTTCATCATGCCATCGAGGAAGGGGTCGAATTCTGTTTTCTGACTAATCCCGTTGAAATTTTATCCGATGAAAAGGGGTGGGTTAATGAATTGAGGTGTGTGAAGATGAGACTGGGAGAACCCGACTCCAATGGTAGGAGAGTACCTGAACCAATCCCTAATTCAGCATTCTCCATTTCTTGCGATATGGTTATTATGGCATTAGGGACTTCTCCTAATCCTTTAATTATTAACACTACGAAAGGACTTAAAAGTGAACGGTGGGGCGGAATACATGTGGTAAATGAATTTGGAAAAACTACTCGACCAGGTGTTTTTGCCGGAGGCGATGCAGTTACAGGCGCTGCTACTGTTATTCTTGCCATGCAGGCGGGTCGTAAGGCTGCAGCTGCAATTGATGAATTTCTTCGCGAACGGGATTCTAAGCATTTTAACTTCTCAAGTGCTAACTAA
- a CDS encoding (2Fe-2S) ferredoxin domain-containing protein encodes MGTEKIPIVICLGSSCFSRGNRETLEVIKSYLKTKKIEDKVVFKGQLCTESCNKGPVIWINNQKFEAVTQNNVVSILNQALKSIL; translated from the coding sequence ATGGGAACTGAAAAAATACCTATTGTGATCTGCCTGGGTAGTTCATGTTTTTCAAGAGGTAATAGGGAAACTCTCGAAGTGATTAAGAGCTACCTTAAAACTAAAAAAATTGAGGACAAGGTTGTTTTTAAAGGGCAGCTCTGTACTGAGTCATGTAATAAGGGTCCGGTAATTTGGATAAACAACCAGAAATTCGAGGCCGTTACTCAAAATAATGTTGTTTCTATACTTAACCAGGCACTTAAGTCCATATTATGA